Proteins encoded within one genomic window of Trichoderma asperellum chromosome 2, complete sequence:
- a CDS encoding uncharacterized protein (EggNog:ENOG41), producing the protein MDKPLSTPCASQKLVSEFDDDDSRWEAVKSRNVKADGLFVYAVRSTGVYSRPTCKARLAHRFNTAFFRTSIEAQSAGFRPCKRCHPDDSAHMLADIAVSKIRAFMKKRPLGTMMGKDDTMTMLSLSQMARQAGLSKWHFHRQFKKCFGVTPVEYLRIERKAAGLATSAEVQGEKSLLECGSHIRNKPECSDGLDVATE; encoded by the exons ATGGACAAGCCTCTTTCAACACCTTGTGCTTCTCAAAAACTTGTTTCCGAgtttgacgatgacgacagtCGCTGGGAGGCCGTGAAATCGCGCAATGTAAAGGCAGATGGGCTCTTCGTTTACGCTGTGCGAAGCACTGGCGTATATTCCCGCCCTACCTGCAAGGCGCGCCTCGCGCATCGATTCAATACTGCCTTCTTCCGAACAAGCATTGAAGCCCAAAGCGCGGGATTCCGGCCATGTAAGCGCTGTCATCCTGATGATAGTGCTCACATGCTAGCAGATATTGCGGTGTCCAAGATTCGTGCGTTCATGAAGAAACGACCCCTCGGGACGATGATGGGAAAGGACGATACAATGACAATGTTGAGTTTAAGTCAAATGGCTCGGCAGGCTGGCCTATCCAAGTGGCATTTTCATCGCCAGTTTAAAAAGTGCTTTGGAGTGACACCGGTCGAATATCTAAGGATAGAGAGGAAAGCAGCGGGACTTGCGACTTCAGCAGAAGTCCAAGGCGAAAAGTCGTTGCTTGAATGTGGATCTCATATAAGAAATA AGCCCGAGTGTTCAGATGGACTCGATGTAGCGACagagtaa
- a CDS encoding uncharacterized protein (MEROPS:MER0044357) — protein MGSELDYKIFQLGDFKLVSGESIPNAFIAYKTFGDPSSPAVIYPSWFSGLISDNEWLVGEDKALDPRRYFIIIPAIFGNGQSSSPSNIPRESPLKPFPNITVKDNVTAQYRLVTEGLGVQHARMVLGWSMGAGQTYQWLTQYPDFMDLGVPFCGSARTSLHNQVFLEGVKSALLAAKGSSSAGSAAGELAKTYRVWTEEEKVSGLKAFGRVYAGWGFSQAFYRSAIYEKELGYKNLEDFMINFWESWALSKDPENLLTMLHTWQAADCSDQEPYNKNFELAMRSIKAKTFVLPGKTDLYFPRRIRNTRYKI, from the exons ATGGGTAGCGAACTAGACTATAAGATCTTTCAGCTGGGAGACTTCAAGCTCGTTTCAGGCGAGAGCATTCCAAATGCCTTCATCGCCTACAAGACCTTTGGTGATCCATCGTCCCCCGCCGTCATTTACCCCTCTTGGTTCAGCGGTTTAATCTCAGACAACGAATGGCTTGTTGGTGAAGACAAAGCCCTCGATCCCCGTCGATATTTTATTATCATCCCAGCCATATTCGGGAATGGGCAGTCCAGTAGTCCATCCAATATTCCTCGAGAGTCCCCACTCAAACCGTTCCCTAATATCACCGTGAAGGATAATGTTACGGCACAATATCGACTTGTAACCGAGGGCCTGGGCGTCCAGCACGCACGGATGGTCCTGGGATGGAGCATGGGCGCTGGACAAACTTACCAGTGGCTGACACAATATCCAGACTTTATGGATCTAGGCGTACCCTTTTGCGGAAGCGCTCGCACTTCGCTGCACAACCAAGTCTTTCTCGAAGGCGTCAAAAGCGCACTACTTGCTGCTAAGGGGTCCTCATCGGCTGGCAGTGCAGCTGGTGAGTTGGCTAAGACGTACCGGGTGTGgactgaagaagagaaagtctCTGGGTTGAAGGCATTTGGTCGAGTATATGCAGGGTGGGGATTTAGTCAAGCCTTCTATCGTTCCGCCATATATGAGAAAGAATTGGGATACAAGAATCTTGAGGATTTTATGATAAATTTCTGGGAATCATGGGCTCTTTCCAAAG ACCCTGAGAACTTGCTCACCATGCTTCATACGTGGCAGGCTGCTGATTGTTCAGATCAAGAGCCGTATAACAAAAACTTTGAGCTTGCCATGAGAAGTATTAAGGCCAAAACATTTGTTCTACCAGGCAAGACAGACTTGTACTTCCCCCGGAGGATTCGGAATACGAGGTACAAAATATGA